A DNA window from Boseongicola sp. contains the following coding sequences:
- a CDS encoding MreB/Mrl family cell shape determining protein, translating into MAFGGLFSTDMAIDLGTANTLVYVKGKGIILNEPSVVAYHVKDGQKKVLAVGEDAKLMLGRTPGSIEAIRPMREGVIADFDVAEAMIKEFIRKVHKRTTFSKPKVIVCVPHGATPVEKRAIRESVLSAGARRAGLIAEPIAAAIGAGMPITDPTGNMVVDIGGGTTEVAVLSLGDIVYARSVRVGGDRMDEGIISYLRRQHNLLIGEQTAERIKTSIGTARMPDDGRGQSMQIRGRDLLNGVPKETEINQAQVAEALAEPVQQICEAVMTALEATPPDLAADIVDRGVMLTGGGALLGELDLALREQTGLAISVADESLNCVAMGTGRALEYEKQLRHVIDYDS; encoded by the coding sequence ATGGCCTTCGGCGGATTGTTTTCGACGGATATGGCGATCGACCTCGGAACGGCGAACACCCTTGTTTATGTTAAAGGCAAGGGCATTATCCTGAACGAACCATCGGTGGTCGCGTATCACGTGAAAGACGGGCAGAAAAAGGTTCTGGCCGTAGGTGAGGACGCGAAACTTATGCTTGGGCGGACTCCCGGAAGCATCGAGGCGATTCGTCCTATGCGCGAGGGCGTGATCGCGGATTTCGATGTGGCCGAGGCCATGATCAAAGAGTTCATCCGCAAAGTTCACAAGCGCACAACTTTTTCAAAACCGAAGGTGATTGTTTGCGTGCCGCACGGGGCGACGCCTGTCGAAAAGCGAGCGATTAGAGAATCTGTACTTTCTGCCGGTGCACGGCGGGCAGGGCTAATTGCAGAACCCATTGCAGCGGCCATTGGTGCAGGAATGCCTATAACCGATCCAACCGGGAATATGGTTGTCGATATCGGGGGCGGAACAACTGAAGTCGCTGTGCTGTCGCTGGGTGACATCGTCTACGCGCGTTCAGTACGTGTGGGTGGTGACCGGATGGATGAAGGGATCATCAGCTATCTACGCCGCCAGCATAACTTGCTGATTGGCGAACAGACTGCCGAGCGCATCAAGACGTCCATAGGAACAGCGCGTATGCCTGATGATGGGCGCGGCCAGTCTATGCAAATTCGCGGCCGAGACCTGCTGAACGGTGTGCCGAAGGAAACCGAGATAAATCAGGCGCAGGTTGCCGAAGCGCTGGCCGAACCGGTTCAGCAAATTTGCGAAGCAGTGATGACCGCACTAGAGGCGACACCGCCAGATCTGGCGGCGGACATTGTGGACCGCGGTGTGATGCTGACAGGTGGCGGCGCGCTGTTGGGTGAACTTGATTTGGCTCTTCGCGAACAAACCGGACTGGCTATCAGCGTCGCAGACGAGTCGTTGAACTGTGTGGCGATGGGCACAGGCAGAGCGCTGGAGTATGAAAAGCAACTTCGGCATGTGATCGATTACGACAGTTAA
- the mreC gene encoding rod shape-determining protein MreC encodes MARQSGQNEEYTRPIRRFLVGGVVLLMFAVFVLWRIDGPRAERFRAALVDAVVPGMDWALVPVTKTAEMVEGLQSYARLQQQNQDLRRELQQMKAWKEAALQLEQENAKLLDLNRVRLDPALTVVTGQVLADSGSPFRQSLLLNVGSARDGIKDGWAVTDGLGLVGRISGVGRNSSRVLLLTDSASRVPVTIQPSGQKSMLSGDNSSLPYLDFIEVPEEVRPGDRVVSSGDGGVFPAGLLVGSVVQTRDARLRLRLSADYERLEFLRVLRSPSAEDISGPAELIGPLLPLPEETAAVEATDG; translated from the coding sequence GTGGCAAGACAGAGCGGTCAGAACGAAGAATACACGCGCCCGATCCGGAGGTTTCTGGTCGGCGGCGTTGTTCTTTTGATGTTCGCAGTTTTTGTTCTTTGGCGCATTGATGGGCCTCGTGCAGAACGGTTTCGTGCAGCCCTTGTCGACGCAGTTGTTCCCGGGATGGATTGGGCTCTGGTTCCAGTAACCAAGACGGCCGAAATGGTCGAAGGGCTTCAATCCTATGCGCGTCTTCAACAGCAAAACCAGGACCTGCGGCGCGAGTTGCAACAAATGAAGGCTTGGAAAGAGGCGGCCCTTCAGCTTGAGCAGGAAAATGCGAAACTGCTAGATCTTAATCGTGTCAGGCTTGATCCGGCACTAACAGTCGTTACCGGGCAAGTTTTGGCTGATAGTGGTTCGCCATTTCGGCAATCATTGTTGTTGAATGTTGGTTCGGCGCGGGACGGCATCAAGGATGGGTGGGCGGTAACCGATGGATTGGGGTTGGTCGGTCGGATTTCTGGTGTTGGCCGAAACTCCAGCCGGGTACTTTTGCTGACCGATAGTGCCAGCCGGGTTCCGGTAACAATTCAACCGTCTGGTCAAAAATCAATGCTGTCTGGTGACAACTCGTCGCTACCGTATTTGGACTTTATCGAAGTGCCAGAAGAAGTGCGGCCAGGAGACAGGGTTGTGTCTTCAGGCGACGGGGGCGTTTTTCCGGCGGGTCTTCTGGTTGGGAGCGTGGTGCAGACACGTGACGCAAGGTTGCGGCTAAGACTATCTGCTGACTACGAGCGATTAGAGTTCTTGCGTGTTTTGCGTAGCCCTTCTGCCGAGGATATTAGTGGCCCTGCCGAATTGATTGGCCCGCTTTTGCCGCTGCCGGAAGAGACGGCGGCAGTGGAGGCGACCGATGGTTGA
- a CDS encoding SpoIIE family protein phosphatase — protein sequence MGKSPNIKFDVASVLNRGCRDYQEDAIATDFPMGAEFGYAVLSDGMGGHAAGDVASKIVVTEVFSELKFQSSNVADFAENVAGVLKSAAVSANACMAAHTSTNPDTAGMGATLVAPVFVRDKLFWISIGDSPLYLYRGGELRQLNEDHSLGPHIDYMVRSGMMSEDVGRNHPDRNALTSVLIGESIERIDCPDTPFQMHDGDILIVASDGLQFLSNRHIRNVLRDNTKASSSQIAEVLLRELRTLDDPEQDNICFSVIKFRSRLPAETNANIFTHEFEQRSPKPRQVRTRPIKPQAPESGEEIPAANAKVEVEQPQSPPPREKAPIFLRRRWLATDGGA from the coding sequence ATGGGCAAGTCGCCGAACATAAAGTTTGACGTTGCGTCTGTACTAAATCGCGGTTGCCGCGATTATCAGGAAGATGCAATTGCGACCGATTTCCCGATGGGTGCGGAGTTCGGCTATGCCGTATTGTCGGATGGCATGGGCGGGCACGCAGCCGGGGATGTGGCGTCGAAGATTGTCGTCACGGAAGTGTTCAGCGAGCTGAAATTCCAATCATCCAATGTTGCGGATTTTGCCGAAAACGTTGCAGGCGTTTTGAAAAGTGCGGCTGTCTCTGCCAACGCTTGCATGGCGGCCCATACATCGACCAATCCTGACACAGCGGGTATGGGCGCGACTCTGGTTGCACCAGTTTTTGTTCGCGACAAACTTTTCTGGATTTCGATCGGTGACAGCCCGCTTTACTTGTATCGCGGTGGTGAACTGCGGCAGTTGAACGAAGACCACTCGTTGGGTCCACACATCGATTACATGGTGCGTTCTGGCATGATGTCCGAGGATGTTGGGCGCAATCACCCTGATAGAAATGCACTGACATCCGTATTGATCGGTGAATCGATCGAGCGCATAGATTGCCCGGATACGCCATTCCAAATGCACGATGGAGACATCCTGATTGTTGCGTCGGACGGGCTGCAATTTCTATCGAACCGGCATATTCGGAACGTTCTGCGTGACAATACCAAGGCAAGCTCGTCGCAGATTGCCGAAGTCCTGCTGCGTGAACTTCGCACGTTAGATGACCCCGAACAGGACAATATCTGTTTTTCGGTTATCAAGTTCCGTAGTCGGCTGCCAGCCGAGACGAACGCCAATATCTTCACGCATGAGTTTGAGCAAAGATCGCCCAAGCCGCGTCAGGTGCGCACGCGCCCAATTAAGCCACAAGCTCCTGAAAGCGGGGAAGAAATACCCGCTGCAAACGCCAAGGTCGAGGTTGAGCAACCTCAAAGTCCGCCACCTCGTGAGAAAGCGCCGATATTTCTGAGGCGGCGCTGGCTTGCAACGGATGGTGGAGCATGA
- a CDS encoding FHA domain-containing protein: MSGGNAPAPEASHDTSDDQPIVNVAAAVTGRAGGGRTGGRVKTRLLGFQTPDDETSDVFEAAKTASAANQTQFPVGWIVVIEGPGRGSCFTIFNGVSQIGRGEDQPVRLNFGDNSISRNNHAAIAYDDEQGKFFLGHGGKSNLVRLNGTPVLSTEEMTTGDQIRIGETSLKFVSLCGEDFTWKSTETEGHEAG; encoded by the coding sequence ATGTCAGGCGGAAATGCGCCAGCTCCAGAGGCGAGCCATGATACAAGCGATGATCAGCCGATTGTAAATGTTGCAGCAGCCGTTACCGGGCGGGCAGGTGGCGGCAGAACCGGCGGGCGCGTGAAGACACGCCTATTGGGCTTCCAAACACCTGATGATGAAACTTCTGATGTGTTTGAGGCTGCAAAGACCGCTTCCGCAGCCAATCAGACGCAATTTCCCGTCGGGTGGATTGTTGTTATCGAAGGTCCGGGTCGAGGCTCGTGCTTCACAATATTCAATGGTGTCAGCCAGATAGGGCGTGGTGAAGATCAGCCGGTGCGTTTGAACTTTGGCGACAATTCCATTTCGCGCAATAATCATGCCGCCATCGCTTATGATGATGAACAAGGAAAGTTTTTCCTTGGGCATGGAGGAAAATCGAACCTGGTCCGGCTGAACGGAACACCCGTGCTGTCGACCGAAGAAATGACGACTGGCGACCAGATTCGGATTGGCGAAACCTCTCTGAAATTCGTGTCGCTATGTGGTGAAGACTTCACCTGGAAGTCGACCGAAACCGAAGGACATGAAGCTGGGTAA
- a CDS encoding protein kinase — MDAGQQNYDPGLSESFADALKPGTELLHGQFRIEKFLNAGGFGMTYLARDSLDRIVVIKECFPSSMCCRNDGNVMARSRQHQPEFDAVVKHFGAEARRLSKLQHPHIVGIHQVFEDNQTAYMALDFVRGRDLLDTIEDPRMKLHPRDVKDILLKVLEAIHYIHTNDVLHRDISPDNILIDGKGNPVLIDFGAAKEEATRASRALSALHVVKDGYSPHEFYIAGSTQDASSDLYSLGETFYHVLTGEAPPDSQARVSAIAADRPDPYRPVTGKFSQFEDAFLHAVDKALSVFPPDRIQSAKEWIELVDTERRRSAAMQQAEMDRQIELSISRLVQETNKAVEEDIKEHEAKSKIEKKEAQRLQKLAEELARQRKKTLDELAMLDDLSFQEEQARNAESAAQRSAAKINQDEISGPKRRRSLLSRLLPFGLLRGTFRGNGPSDYL, encoded by the coding sequence ATGGACGCAGGGCAGCAAAATTACGATCCGGGGCTCTCTGAGAGCTTCGCGGATGCGTTAAAGCCCGGCACGGAGTTGCTGCACGGCCAGTTCAGGATTGAAAAGTTCCTGAATGCTGGCGGTTTCGGCATGACCTATCTGGCCCGCGACAGTCTGGACCGGATTGTTGTTATCAAAGAATGTTTCCCGTCTTCGATGTGCTGCCGTAACGACGGCAACGTTATGGCGCGGTCGCGCCAGCACCAGCCGGAATTCGATGCGGTCGTGAAGCACTTCGGTGCTGAAGCGCGCCGCCTTTCAAAATTGCAGCACCCGCATATCGTGGGTATCCACCAGGTTTTCGAGGACAACCAGACCGCTTACATGGCGCTGGATTTTGTTCGCGGTCGTGATCTGCTCGACACGATTGAAGACCCCCGGATGAAGTTGCACCCGCGGGATGTGAAAGACATCCTGCTCAAGGTGCTGGAAGCTATTCACTATATCCATACGAATGACGTCCTTCACCGTGATATTTCGCCCGACAACATCCTGATTGATGGTAAGGGCAACCCGGTTCTGATCGACTTTGGTGCTGCCAAGGAAGAGGCAACACGGGCATCGCGCGCATTGTCGGCGTTGCATGTTGTTAAGGACGGATACAGCCCGCACGAGTTTTATATCGCCGGTTCTACCCAGGATGCGTCTTCGGATCTCTACTCGCTTGGCGAGACTTTCTATCATGTTCTGACCGGTGAAGCACCGCCGGACAGCCAGGCGCGGGTTTCGGCCATTGCGGCAGATCGCCCTGATCCTTATCGCCCTGTCACTGGCAAATTTTCTCAGTTCGAGGATGCGTTCCTGCACGCCGTGGATAAAGCGCTGAGCGTTTTCCCACCGGACCGAATTCAATCTGCAAAAGAGTGGATTGAACTGGTTGATACGGAACGTCGGCGTTCGGCAGCCATGCAGCAGGCCGAGATGGATCGGCAGATTGAGCTGTCGATTTCGCGACTGGTTCAGGAAACTAACAAAGCCGTTGAAGAAGATATCAAAGAACACGAAGCCAAATCGAAAATTGAGAAAAAAGAAGCCCAGCGGCTTCAGAAACTAGCAGAGGAGCTGGCACGTCAGCGCAAGAAAACGCTGGATGAGCTGGCCATGCTGGATGACCTGTCCTTCCAAGAGGAACAGGCCCGTAACGCTGAAAGCGCTGCACAGCGCTCGGCAGCCAAAATTAACCAGGACGAGATATCAGGACCAAAACGCCGTCGGTCATTGTTAAGTCGTCTACTTCCCTTCGGTCTACTTCGCGGAACGTTCCGCGGAAACGGGCCGTCGGATTATCTCTGA
- a CDS encoding rod shape-determining protein MreD produces MVEAPNANRWTYHGLFLGLAALIIFAKLLPLHPGPGRVPGPDVLLLVTFAWLMRRPDFVPLVLPLVVFFWADTLFVRPLGLWTALVLVAVEFLRAREASMREQSFLLEWLSVSTVITAMFLANAMILAIFVVEQPSLGSTLIRLLATVLMYPIVVALAARAFGIRKISPGEVDHKGRRR; encoded by the coding sequence ATGGTTGAGGCTCCAAATGCCAACCGTTGGACCTATCACGGGCTATTTCTGGGTCTGGCAGCGTTGATTATTTTTGCCAAGCTTCTGCCATTGCATCCCGGTCCAGGACGAGTGCCCGGACCTGATGTCCTGCTGCTGGTTACATTTGCCTGGCTCATGCGGCGTCCAGATTTTGTGCCGCTTGTCCTGCCGCTAGTGGTGTTCTTCTGGGCTGATACCTTGTTTGTACGCCCACTTGGGCTTTGGACTGCATTGGTTCTAGTTGCAGTAGAGTTTTTGCGCGCTCGTGAGGCGTCAATGCGCGAACAGAGTTTCTTGCTTGAATGGCTTAGCGTTTCCACTGTGATCACGGCGATGTTTCTGGCAAACGCAATGATCCTGGCGATATTTGTTGTCGAACAGCCAAGCCTCGGATCGACACTTATCCGGTTGTTGGCGACGGTATTGATGTATCCGATAGTCGTTGCGCTTGCCGCGCGTGCGTTTGGAATTCGGAAAATCAGCCCTGGCGAAGTTGATCACAAGGGTCGCAGGCGATGA
- a CDS encoding glutathione S-transferase encodes MKLYWAANTISTASVIALEEGGVHWESFPVDFGNAEQTRPQYLALNPKGRVPALATPEGIVTETGAILEYLAATVVPGLVPVDPLQAARMREVMYYIASTMHVNHAHRMRGPRWAIEESSFADMKAKVTENMAASCAYLEPQIEKPFLFGPDLTLADCWLYPAVQFLKGDGVDVEDYPRLAAWKAAMDARPSVITARQKGLLG; translated from the coding sequence TTGAAACTCTATTGGGCTGCAAACACGATCTCGACCGCCTCGGTCATTGCGTTGGAAGAAGGCGGTGTTCACTGGGAGTCTTTCCCGGTTGACTTTGGTAACGCCGAGCAGACCAGACCGCAGTATCTTGCTCTGAACCCGAAGGGCCGAGTTCCTGCTTTGGCCACGCCTGAGGGGATTGTCACCGAAACAGGTGCAATTCTTGAATATCTTGCCGCTACAGTTGTACCTGGATTAGTGCCCGTCGACCCACTGCAAGCAGCAAGGATGCGTGAAGTGATGTACTACATTGCGTCTACCATGCATGTGAATCACGCGCATCGGATGCGCGGGCCTCGTTGGGCCATTGAGGAGAGTTCGTTTGCGGACATGAAGGCGAAGGTCACTGAAAATATGGCCGCGTCGTGTGCATATTTGGAGCCGCAGATTGAAAAGCCCTTTTTGTTCGGGCCGGATCTGACTCTTGCGGACTGTTGGCTTTATCCTGCCGTGCAATTCCTGAAAGGAGATGGCGTGGATGTGGAAGATTATCCGCGTTTGGCGGCCTGGAAAGCGGCGATGGATGCGCGCCCATCGGTCATTACCGCCCGGCAAAAGGGGCTGCTTGGATGA
- a CDS encoding histidine phosphatase family protein, with the protein MGEIILVRHGQANSEAKTEADYDRLSDRGHQQAAMLGDWMREHSYKFDHVWSGTLRRHRETVSGMGWDADEDARLNEIDYYTLSQQMHDVKGEPLPGPDDFADHMPKVFAAWKQAEIEGQETYNAFESRVRDLLIEASVPGRQLLCVTSGGVIGMVLRHILDLDLMKMSRIMLPIWNTSIHRLTVRGDEAFLAGFNAIPHLDRPERTEFRTHY; encoded by the coding sequence ATGGGCGAAATAATTCTGGTTCGGCACGGGCAGGCCAATTCTGAAGCAAAAACTGAGGCTGACTATGATCGCTTAAGTGACAGAGGGCATCAGCAGGCTGCAATGTTGGGCGATTGGATGCGGGAGCATTCCTACAAATTCGACCATGTATGGTCGGGCACCCTTAGGCGGCATCGAGAGACGGTGTCTGGCATGGGCTGGGATGCTGACGAAGACGCGCGGTTGAACGAGATCGACTATTATACGTTATCGCAACAGATGCATGATGTGAAAGGTGAACCGCTGCCGGGTCCGGATGACTTCGCGGATCACATGCCGAAAGTTTTCGCAGCCTGGAAACAGGCCGAGATAGAAGGGCAGGAAACCTACAACGCATTTGAGTCGCGTGTGAGAGACTTGCTGATCGAGGCTTCTGTTCCCGGTCGTCAGTTGCTTTGCGTGACTTCTGGCGGTGTGATCGGCATGGTTCTTCGCCATATTCTGGATCTTGATCTGATGAAAATGTCACGGATCATGCTGCCCATATGGAATACGTCCATTCATCGGCTGACAGTTAGGGGTGATGAAGCCTTTCTGGCGGGTTTCAATGCTATTCCACACTTGGACCGTCCTGAACGCACCGAGTTTCGCACACATTACTAA